In a single window of the Neoarius graeffei isolate fNeoGra1 chromosome 28, fNeoGra1.pri, whole genome shotgun sequence genome:
- the chmp1b gene encoding charged multivesicular body protein 1b, which yields MPNMEQNLFNLKFAAKELQRSSKKCDKEEKAEKAKVKKAIQKGNMEVARIHAENAIRQKNQSVNFLRMSARVDAVAARVQTAVTMNKVTKSMAGVVKGMDSTLKSMNLEKISALMDKFERQFETLDVQTQQMEDTMSSTTTLTTPQNQVDSLMQEMADEAGLDLNMELPQGQTGTLASSVASTEQDELSQRLAKLRDQV from the exons AGAATTTATTTAACCTGAAGTTTGCAGCCAAAGAGTTGCAACGAAGCTCAAAAAAATGTGACAAGGAAGAGAAAGCAGAGAAGGCCAAAGTGAAAAAG GCGATTCAGAAGGGTAACATGGAGGTGGCACGGATCCACGCCGAGAACGCCATCAGACAGAAGAATCAATCTGTGAACTTTCTGAGAATGAGCGCGAGGGTGGATGCTGTAGCAGCAAGAGTGCAGACCGCTGTCACCATGAACAAG GTCACTAAATCCATGGCAGGAGTGGTGAAGGGGATGGATTCGACCCTGAAGAGCATGAACCTGGAGAAG atttcAGCTTTGATGGACAAATTCGAGCGCCAGTTTGAAACTCTGGATGTTCAGACGCAACAGATGGAGGACACCATGAGCAGCACGACAACACTTACAACTCCACAg aaCCAGGTGGACAGTCTGATGCAGGAGATGGCAGATGAAGCTGG GTTGGATCTCAACATGGAACTTCCGCAGGGACAGACAGGAACATTGGCCAGCAGTGTGGCATCTACAGAACAg gATGAACTCTCTCAGAGGCTGGCTAAACTCCGAGATCAGGTCTGA